In a genomic window of uncultured Sphaerochaeta sp.:
- a CDS encoding nitroreductase family protein, whose protein sequence is MFKRKSFHRFGPFEPFTQQEKASLVEHFASVVPLDASIKTKILLVPIGQTTCKRGEYCILIYSEQRGAYLENAGYMGAQLDLLLAGKDIGCCWYGVGKPRQESYEGLRFVTMLAIAKQESSSFRKDYTKAKRKSVDEIWEGDELFSVSHVVRYAPSACNTQPWLVRKEGQNLRVFRVAGKRGIMSKALVGYYNRIDLGIFLCFLELCLAHEEKAFRRMLLADETALDNRTFCAEYVCI, encoded by the coding sequence ATCTTCAAGCGCAAATCCTTCCATCGGTTCGGGCCATTTGAGCCCTTTACCCAGCAGGAGAAGGCCTCTTTGGTTGAGCACTTTGCCTCTGTTGTTCCCTTGGATGCTTCAATCAAAACCAAGATTTTGCTTGTCCCGATCGGGCAAACCACCTGCAAGCGAGGTGAGTACTGCATCCTGATCTACAGTGAACAACGTGGAGCCTATTTGGAGAACGCGGGCTATATGGGAGCCCAGCTTGATCTGTTGTTGGCTGGGAAGGACATCGGATGCTGTTGGTACGGGGTGGGAAAGCCAAGGCAGGAATCCTATGAAGGCCTTCGGTTTGTCACCATGCTTGCCATCGCCAAACAGGAAAGCTCGTCCTTTCGCAAGGATTATACCAAAGCCAAGAGAAAATCAGTCGATGAGATCTGGGAAGGGGATGAGCTTTTTTCTGTTTCCCATGTGGTCCGCTATGCTCCCAGTGCCTGCAACACCCAGCCCTGGCTGGTACGGAAGGAAGGTCAGAACCTCCGGGTATTCCGGGTTGCAGGAAAACGGGGTATCATGAGCAAGGCCCTGGTCGGCTACTACAACCGCATCGATCTTGGTATCTTTCTCTGTTTCCTGGAGCTGTGTCTTGCACATGAAGAAAAGGCCTTCAGACGAATGCTATTGGCTGATGAGACAGCTTTGGACAACCGTACGTTCTGTGCTGAATATGTTTGTATCTAG
- a CDS encoding diguanylate cyclase produces the protein MRKAKKPLSIKSMLIILFTTIVLVSLSGIGTIIYLRWSSSTRKTIESIADTISDSLRYQIETFIETPSQVNLTSQALLEHEVIDLVDSHQRDDFFTSVLSSFQGPLYSFSYGTTEGYYYGARRNEQGQVEIMQRDEATLGKSWYFALNEEGERGEMVLEAGPFDPRTRPWYQAAVQAGKPVLSPVYKHFVMDDLAISSAVPVVTAQGELRGVLGAHVLLTDIAASLVQAVQPTGGQAVVVERETGLIIANSFGRDSFEIAADGMFMRRHISSLAHTVFPQAYESAQLSLIKDEHNATFHVTREHLDTLGVDWLVIIAIPDTLLFSPVQESMTVTILLTLLAVAISALIYQFFIDRLLNQVDDLLKVSESLASGDLSKRVAIVREDEIGGISASLNHVADAMQLLINNLEQQVEERTEALHQANRSLEENSLQLELLLNSTAEAIYGVDLEERCTFCNQSTLQILGYSSPDDLLGRNMHQIIHHSRPDGTPLPIQECKIAQSMRQGIGLASEDEMFWKADGTSFNASYHSFPQIREGKVVGGVVSFMDITQRKEREQRIVYLGNHDALTGLYNRSYFEKVYLSYDKGSSWPLSIIFADINGLKMTNDIFGHQAGDKLIIKAAQILKQSSRADDIVARTGGDEFILLLPKTSEEQALEVMETIRTGFANARIEAIKCSISLGSETKYTEGLALEEVIANAENAMYRDKSTNRRSVQNDLINTLQETLHSRSPREEAHSLEVQRLCLRLASALHLSKADLDLVKRVAYLHDIGKISLTEELLHKQQLNSDEYERMKQHPVVGYRILTLFDDTLDLAEIVYSHHERWDGSGYPRGLHGEQIPYLSRILAVAETYDRILSRRTDLEMLGRKAYALEEVRKGSCTQFDPEIATRFVRMIEEAGESGGGDA, from the coding sequence ATGCGCAAAGCAAAGAAACCCCTTTCGATCAAGAGTATGCTCATCATCCTCTTTACTACGATCGTTCTCGTTTCCCTGAGCGGAATCGGGACAATCATCTATCTGCGTTGGTCATCCTCGACACGCAAAACGATTGAGAGCATAGCCGACACCATCAGCGATTCCTTGCGCTACCAGATCGAGACGTTCATCGAGACACCCAGCCAAGTCAATCTCACCAGCCAAGCATTGCTTGAGCATGAGGTCATCGACCTTGTCGATTCCCATCAGCGGGATGATTTCTTCACCAGTGTGCTCAGCTCGTTCCAAGGACCACTCTACAGCTTCAGCTATGGGACTACCGAAGGGTACTACTATGGCGCGCGGCGCAATGAGCAGGGTCAGGTGGAAATCATGCAGAGAGATGAGGCTACGCTGGGAAAATCCTGGTACTTTGCTCTCAACGAAGAGGGGGAACGGGGCGAAATGGTATTGGAAGCCGGTCCCTTTGACCCAAGGACCCGACCCTGGTACCAGGCAGCAGTTCAGGCAGGCAAACCGGTTCTCTCGCCCGTATATAAGCATTTCGTCATGGATGATCTGGCCATCTCCTCTGCTGTTCCCGTTGTGACGGCCCAAGGCGAATTGCGTGGTGTCTTGGGGGCTCATGTCCTGCTTACCGATATCGCAGCCTCCCTTGTCCAGGCGGTCCAGCCCACTGGAGGACAGGCTGTCGTGGTGGAACGGGAGACGGGCCTCATAATTGCAAACTCCTTCGGCCGTGACTCCTTCGAGATTGCAGCGGATGGCATGTTTATGCGCCGTCATATCTCATCCCTGGCTCATACGGTCTTCCCCCAAGCCTACGAGAGTGCACAGCTTTCCCTCATCAAGGATGAGCATAACGCAACGTTCCACGTAACCCGTGAGCATCTTGATACGCTTGGGGTGGATTGGCTGGTGATCATCGCCATCCCCGATACCCTGCTCTTTTCGCCCGTACAGGAGAGCATGACTGTCACCATTCTGCTCACCCTGCTTGCAGTCGCAATCTCTGCGCTCATCTACCAGTTTTTCATAGATCGATTGCTCAACCAGGTTGATGACTTGCTCAAGGTCTCAGAGAGCCTTGCATCGGGCGACCTCTCCAAGCGGGTTGCGATTGTCCGTGAGGATGAGATCGGTGGCATCTCAGCCAGTCTCAATCATGTTGCCGATGCAATGCAGCTTTTGATCAACAATCTGGAGCAACAGGTGGAAGAACGAACAGAAGCTTTGCATCAGGCAAACCGGAGCCTGGAGGAGAACTCCCTGCAGCTGGAGCTGCTGCTCAACTCCACTGCTGAGGCCATCTATGGGGTGGATCTTGAGGAGCGGTGCACGTTCTGCAACCAAAGTACGCTCCAAATCCTTGGATACTCCTCCCCTGATGATCTCCTGGGCAGGAATATGCATCAGATCATCCACCACAGCCGTCCCGATGGGACCCCCCTCCCGATCCAGGAGTGCAAAATCGCCCAATCGATGCGCCAGGGAATTGGGCTTGCCTCGGAGGATGAGATGTTCTGGAAAGCCGATGGCACCAGCTTCAATGCATCCTATCACTCCTTTCCCCAGATCCGGGAAGGAAAGGTGGTCGGAGGGGTGGTCTCCTTCATGGATATCACCCAGCGCAAGGAACGGGAACAGCGAATCGTCTACCTGGGCAATCATGATGCCCTCACCGGACTGTACAACCGCAGCTACTTTGAAAAGGTGTATCTATCCTATGACAAGGGCAGTTCCTGGCCGCTCTCAATCATCTTTGCCGATATCAACGGGTTGAAGATGACCAACGACATCTTTGGACATCAGGCAGGGGACAAGCTGATCATCAAGGCAGCCCAGATCCTCAAGCAGAGCAGCAGAGCTGATGACATTGTCGCGCGTACCGGCGGCGATGAGTTCATCCTCCTGCTGCCAAAGACCTCGGAAGAACAGGCTCTTGAGGTGATGGAAACCATTCGCACCGGTTTTGCCAATGCGCGGATTGAAGCGATCAAATGCAGCATCTCGCTCGGAAGTGAAACCAAATACACGGAAGGATTGGCGCTTGAGGAAGTCATTGCAAATGCCGAAAACGCCATGTATCGGGACAAGAGCACCAATCGCAGGTCGGTGCAGAATGACCTGATCAATACGCTGCAGGAGACCTTGCACTCACGCAGTCCGCGTGAGGAAGCACACTCACTGGAAGTGCAACGGCTCTGTCTCCGATTGGCCTCTGCACTGCATCTTTCGAAGGCTGACCTCGATCTGGTCAAACGGGTAGCCTATCTGCATGATATCGGAAAGATTTCACTCACTGAGGAACTGCTTCACAAACAGCAATTGAATTCGGATGAATATGAGCGGATGAAACAGCACCCGGTTGTTGGGTATCGCATTCTCACCCTCTTCGATGACACGCTCGACCTGGCCGAGATTGTCTACAGCCATCATGAACGGTGGGATGGAAGCGGATATCCGCGAGGTCTGCACGGTGAGCAGATACCCTACCTTTCCAGAATTCTTGCGGTGGCGGAGACCTATGATCGGATACTCAGCAGAAGAACTGATCTGGAAATGCTTGGACGCAAGGCATACGCCCTGGAAGAGGTTCGCAAAGGCTCCTGTACGCAGTTCGACCCTGAGATAGCCACACGCTTCGTCAGGATGATCGAAGAGGCCGGGGAGAGCGGAGGTGGTGATGCGTAG
- a CDS encoding Crp/Fnr family transcriptional regulator: MLSCAACSNGKAPCLHHVPIFSHLEPGQIRQVQQLIIQRQLSAGEVLFREGDACQSLYIVRTGSLKLVRYGSDGKEYLLDTLFPGDFYGSDQLLGLGEVRENGIAEQDTGICTINGVDLKNLMLGQPEIGVKMMLYMNSKLEQYRLQLEMLSTKDVEKRICMYLSERSRKTGSLTLSLSQEDIGNAIHLTKETVNRKLSTLQEEGVVEVSGKKKVIILDLGMLKQRAFL, from the coding sequence ATGCTCAGCTGTGCAGCTTGTTCGAATGGGAAGGCCCCGTGCCTTCACCACGTACCGATCTTCTCTCATCTTGAACCTGGGCAGATACGGCAGGTGCAGCAACTCATCATCCAACGCCAGCTCTCGGCAGGGGAGGTGCTCTTTCGTGAAGGCGATGCCTGCCAATCCCTCTACATCGTACGCACCGGTTCGCTGAAACTGGTGCGCTATGGAAGTGATGGGAAGGAGTATCTTCTGGATACCCTCTTCCCCGGAGACTTCTATGGCAGTGACCAGCTTTTGGGTCTGGGCGAAGTTCGCGAGAACGGCATAGCAGAGCAAGATACGGGTATTTGCACCATCAATGGCGTGGATCTGAAGAACCTGATGCTGGGACAACCTGAGATTGGAGTGAAGATGATGCTGTACATGAACTCCAAACTGGAGCAGTATCGCCTCCAGCTGGAGATGCTCTCCACCAAGGATGTGGAGAAACGCATCTGCATGTACCTCAGTGAGCGCTCAAGAAAGACAGGCTCGCTCACGCTCTCCCTTTCACAGGAGGATATCGGCAACGCCATCCATCTGACCAAGGAGACGGTGAACCGAAAGCTCTCCACGCTTCAGGAGGAGGGTGTCGTGGAGGTTTCCGGAAAGAAGAAGGTCATCATCCTGGATCTTGGAATGCTCAAACAGCGTGCTTTTTTGTAG
- a CDS encoding DUF542 domain-containing protein — translation MHNTTLSDLVRRHPLATTFLNEKHIDYCCGGDDLLSHAIGQAGYDQSSFLSELDEYLAVQEAKFNPSISEKLYDMSVSELITHLEATHHRDERMLIADIDAKLATILSVHYTSHKEELVTVFKLFADLRKELLVHFVQEEEEVFPLMREKATADALAKVEALEADHEAAGTLIKALIKATNDFTAPKDSCPTYEAAYALMKRLVEDVFLHIYKENSILFPLYEKGVA, via the coding sequence ATGCACAATACAACCCTTTCAGACCTGGTCAGACGCCACCCGTTGGCAACCACCTTTCTCAATGAGAAGCATATCGACTATTGCTGTGGAGGGGATGACCTGCTCTCTCATGCCATCGGGCAAGCGGGTTATGACCAGTCTTCCTTCCTCAGCGAATTGGATGAGTATCTTGCAGTGCAGGAAGCAAAGTTCAACCCGTCCATCAGCGAGAAGCTCTACGACATGTCGGTGAGTGAGCTCATCACCCACCTTGAGGCGACGCACCACCGTGATGAGCGGATGTTGATTGCAGACATCGATGCAAAGCTGGCAACCATCCTTTCGGTGCACTATACTTCCCACAAGGAGGAGTTGGTCACGGTATTCAAGCTGTTTGCCGATCTGCGCAAGGAGCTGTTGGTCCACTTCGTCCAGGAAGAGGAGGAGGTGTTCCCCCTGATGAGAGAGAAGGCAACCGCCGATGCTTTGGCAAAGGTTGAGGCGCTGGAAGCGGATCATGAGGCTGCCGGAACCCTGATCAAGGCCTTGATCAAGGCTACCAACGATTTCACGGCCCCCAAGGACAGCTGTCCTACCTATGAAGCTGCGTATGCGCTGATGAAGCGCTTGGTTGAGGATGTATTCTTGCACATCTACAAGGAAAACAGCATCCTCTTTCCTCTCTATGAAAAAGGAGTTGCATGA